One Desulfonatronovibrio hydrogenovorans DSM 9292 DNA segment encodes these proteins:
- a CDS encoding nuclease-related domain-containing protein, producing MLIKDRIPRTKEIQELKKLLQLPLTSQQRFLLKRELCFMISGEKGEQDSEYFINFYYKPSNNWVVLHDLRLEHSGQSAQIDHLLINRLMDFYVLETKNFCYHLRITEHGDFLVSDGKEEHAIESPIEQNKRHIHLLQKVIENNDIMPKRFGIPIIPRFRSYVLISPKSKVIWPDRSKFDTSHIIKADTMESTIMDNAERDSKKILGSIKSISKLSSLDSITKIANRLVQLHKPCSIDYRKKFGIFEQHKSNDKNKLSKVKQNEADSIQGEYYCYECQKAISLKAAKFCWADKSRFSGRAYCFYCQQNF from the coding sequence GTGCTGATTAAAGACAGAATTCCACGAACAAAGGAAATTCAAGAGCTAAAAAAATTATTACAACTCCCATTGACATCACAACAACGCTTTTTGTTAAAACGAGAGCTATGTTTTATGATTTCAGGGGAGAAGGGTGAGCAGGATTCTGAGTACTTTATCAATTTTTACTACAAGCCGTCTAATAATTGGGTTGTACTGCACGATCTTAGGCTTGAACACAGTGGACAAAGTGCTCAAATAGATCATTTATTAATCAATAGGTTGATGGACTTTTATGTTCTTGAAACAAAAAATTTTTGCTATCATTTGAGAATTACAGAGCATGGTGATTTTTTGGTATCTGACGGAAAGGAAGAGCATGCCATTGAATCACCCATTGAGCAGAATAAGAGGCATATTCATCTTTTGCAGAAAGTAATCGAAAATAATGATATTATGCCAAAGAGGTTTGGTATTCCGATTATTCCGAGATTTAGAAGCTATGTTTTGATTTCTCCAAAATCAAAGGTAATTTGGCCAGATCGTTCTAAATTTGATACTAGTCACATTATTAAGGCCGATACGATGGAAAGTACAATTATGGATAATGCTGAGCGTGACTCAAAAAAGATTTTGGGTTCAATTAAGTCGATATCAAAGCTTTCCTCTTTGGACTCTATTACAAAGATTGCAAATAGATTAGTTCAGCTGCACAAGCCCTGCTCAATTGACTATAGAAAAAAATTCGGAATATTTGAGCAGCATAAAAGTAACGATAAGAATAAGTTGTCTAAGGTTAAGCAGAACGAGGCAGACTCTATTCAAGGCGAGTACTATTGCTACGAATGTCAGAAAGCAATCAGTCTAAAGGCAGCAAAATTTTGTTGGGCGGATAAAAGTCGGTTTAGCGGAAGGGCCTATTGTTTCTATTGCCAGCAAAATTTTTGA
- a CDS encoding virulence RhuM family protein produces the protein MNNLILYTTEDGLSRIELRADQNSVWLTQSEMAELFDATKQNISLHLKNIFEDGELDSDSVVKESLTTAADGKRYKTLLYNLNAILAVGYRVRSPRGMQFRRWASAVLKEYLLKGFVMDDERLKNPDGRPDYFDEMLERIREIRASEKRFYQKVRDLFALSSDYDKTDQATQQFFATVQNLLIYAVTRQTAAELIMERADKNDPHFGLLHWQGEKVRKQDILIAKNYLTEDELDTLNRLVVIFLETAELRAKNRQETRMSFWKQNVDQIITSNGFPLLNYAESVSHEQMKKHASALYLEYDQQRKIEEAKEADLQDDAELKALEAKIRKRKQ, from the coding sequence ATGAACAACCTGATTCTTTACACCACTGAAGATGGCCTAAGCCGGATTGAGTTGCGGGCGGACCAGAACTCGGTCTGGCTGACACAGTCGGAGATGGCGGAGCTTTTCGATGCCACCAAGCAGAATATCTCTCTGCATTTGAAGAATATCTTCGAGGATGGGGAGTTGGATTCTGATTCAGTTGTCAAGGAATCCTTGACAACTGCCGCCGATGGAAAGCGGTACAAGACATTACTCTACAATCTGAACGCCATACTGGCCGTGGGATACAGGGTGCGTTCTCCGCGAGGAATGCAGTTCCGGCGCTGGGCTTCGGCCGTCCTCAAGGAGTATCTGCTCAAGGGATTCGTGATGGACGACGAACGGCTCAAGAATCCGGACGGCCGCCCGGACTACTTCGACGAAATGCTTGAACGCATCCGCGAGATTCGGGCCTCTGAGAAGCGTTTTTATCAGAAGGTACGGGATCTTTTCGCCCTCAGCAGCGATTACGACAAGACGGACCAGGCCACCCAGCAATTCTTCGCCACGGTCCAGAACCTCCTCATATACGCTGTTACGCGGCAAACCGCGGCCGAGCTCATCATGGAGCGGGCCGACAAAAATGATCCGCACTTCGGTCTTCTGCACTGGCAGGGCGAGAAGGTGCGCAAGCAGGACATTCTGATCGCCAAGAACTATCTGACCGAAGACGAGCTCGACACGCTGAACCGCCTTGTGGTGATCTTTCTGGAAACAGCGGAATTGCGCGCCAAAAACCGCCAGGAGACTCGGATGAGCTTTTGGAAGCAGAACGTGGATCAGATTATTACGTCCAACGGATTTCCCCTGCTCAACTACGCAGAGTCGGTCAGCCATGAGCAAATGAAGAAACACGCCTCAGCGCTGTACCTGGAATATGACCAGCAACGTAAAATAGAAGAAGCGAAAGAGGCCGACCTGCAAGACGATGCCGAGCTGAAAGCTCTTGAAGCAAAGATCAGGAAACGAAAGCAGTGA
- a CDS encoding arylesterase, with translation MMIRILALGDSLTAGYGLAPEDSFASRLEQALDNEGWDILVINGGVSGDTARDGLRRLPGLMKHEPDLVIVQFGANDLYAGLAAAEVRSSLERIMDICLDSGASVLLAGIKGLLNQDDDWSRQFQQVYEQVARSRNIPLVPDFMPGIPGNPDLTLADGLHPGPAGVDIMVANILPLVRSMLKNLRPGSVEKKEEN, from the coding sequence ATGATGATAAGAATACTGGCTCTGGGCGACAGCCTGACCGCTGGCTACGGCCTGGCCCCGGAAGATTCCTTTGCATCCAGGCTGGAGCAGGCCCTTGACAATGAAGGCTGGGACATCCTGGTCATCAATGGCGGGGTGTCCGGAGATACGGCCCGGGATGGTCTGAGACGCCTTCCAGGACTTATGAAGCATGAGCCGGATCTGGTCATTGTCCAGTTCGGAGCCAATGACCTGTATGCCGGGCTGGCTGCAGCAGAGGTCAGGTCCAGTCTGGAGAGGATCATGGATATCTGCCTGGATTCCGGGGCCAGTGTTCTTCTGGCGGGCATCAAAGGCCTGCTGAACCAGGATGATGACTGGAGCCGGCAGTTTCAGCAGGTTTATGAACAGGTTGCCAGGTCAAGAAACATTCCGCTTGTCCCGGATTTTATGCCCGGCATACCAGGCAATCCTGATCTGACCCTGGCCGACGGTCTGCACCCAGGTCCGGCCGGGGTGGACATAATGGTGGCTAATATCCTGCCTTTGGTCCGGTCAATGCTCAAGAACCTCAGGCCAGGGTCTGTTGAAAAGAAGGAGGAAAATTGA
- a CDS encoding DUF362 domain-containing protein yields the protein MSPDSRTGQMNDASVLIRQGQYDQSLDRLVEEIFTLFPGPRNTSKVLVKPNMLGPHPPEKGVTTHPALVGAVIRVLRDQGARVMVGDNPGMSGYGRSRKAARECGLLECAGQHYENLSLSPVRIKTDSAHFQEISISRQVLEADEVINLPKLKTHCLTVLTGAVKNTFGYVVGADKMRIHAACPTPARFAEGLVDIYCIRPPELNIMDGILAMEGNGPSNGKPVFLGRVLASTNGVTLDAAAVHMLGQRPGAVPHLDVAGRRGLGETDPARIKILGEQSPVRGFGFPRTFVPGLVGIVLNRYLSRWTVTLPEIVAERCTGCGICVSHCPVEAMVLTPGGPGLDRGKCISCYCCQEMCPENAVRLSGRFLNLVQGRSRKCR from the coding sequence TTGAGTCCAGACAGTCGGACCGGGCAGATGAATGATGCCTCGGTCCTGATCAGGCAGGGACAGTACGACCAGTCCCTGGACCGGCTGGTGGAAGAAATATTCACCCTGTTTCCCGGTCCAAGAAACACCAGCAAGGTGCTGGTCAAACCCAATATGCTTGGTCCCCATCCTCCGGAAAAGGGGGTGACCACTCATCCGGCCCTGGTGGGGGCAGTGATCCGGGTGCTCCGGGATCAGGGAGCCAGGGTGATGGTCGGGGATAATCCGGGCATGAGCGGATATGGCCGTTCCCGGAAAGCAGCCAGGGAGTGCGGACTCCTGGAGTGTGCCGGCCAGCATTATGAAAACCTGAGTCTAAGTCCGGTCCGGATAAAAACGGATTCAGCCCATTTTCAGGAAATCAGCATTTCCAGGCAGGTTCTGGAGGCGGACGAAGTTATCAACCTTCCCAAGCTCAAGACCCACTGCCTGACAGTGCTGACCGGAGCTGTAAAAAACACCTTTGGCTACGTGGTGGGTGCGGACAAGATGCGCATTCATGCTGCCTGCCCCACCCCGGCCCGGTTTGCAGAGGGCCTGGTGGATATTTACTGCATCCGTCCCCCTGAGCTGAATATAATGGACGGGATACTGGCCATGGAAGGAAACGGCCCGTCCAATGGAAAACCGGTATTTCTGGGTAGGGTCCTGGCTTCGACCAATGGTGTTACTCTGGATGCGGCAGCAGTCCATATGCTTGGTCAGCGGCCTGGTGCTGTTCCCCACCTGGATGTGGCAGGCAGGCGGGGACTGGGCGAAACTGATCCAGCCAGGATCAAAATCCTGGGCGAACAGAGTCCGGTCAGAGGCTTTGGCTTTCCCAGGACCTTTGTGCCCGGCCTGGTCGGAATTGTACTCAACAGATACCTGTCCAGGTGGACTGTCACCTTGCCGGAAATCGTGGCTGAACGCTGTACAGGCTGCGGAATCTGCGTTTCCCACTGTCCGGTGGAGGCCATGGTCCTGACCCCCGGAGGACCCGGCCTGGACAGGGGAAAATGTATCAGCTGCTACTGCTGCCAGGAAATGTGTCCGGAGAATGCGGTCAGGCTGTCAGGAAGATTCCTGAACCTTGTCCAGGGGAGATCCAGAAAGTGCAGATAA
- the arfB gene encoding alternative ribosome rescue aminoacyl-tRNA hydrolase ArfB, with protein sequence MQITDDIHISESELDFQAVRARGPGGQNVNKVSSAVHLFFDIQASSLPEPCKQRLLGLRDRRINSRGVVVIKAGRSRSREKNIQEARERLKELILKAVRKNKPRRPTRPTRVSRQKRLDQKTGRSRIKQMRQRVEPE encoded by the coding sequence GTGCAGATAACCGATGACATTCATATCAGTGAATCAGAGCTGGACTTTCAGGCTGTCCGGGCCAGGGGACCTGGCGGGCAGAATGTGAACAAGGTTTCCTCGGCTGTCCATCTTTTTTTTGACATCCAGGCCTCTTCTCTGCCCGAGCCTTGCAAGCAGAGACTGCTTGGACTCAGAGACCGGCGGATAAACTCCAGAGGGGTTGTGGTCATCAAGGCGGGCAGGAGCAGATCCAGAGAGAAAAACATTCAGGAAGCCCGGGAAAGGCTCAAGGAACTCATCCTGAAGGCAGTCAGAAAAAACAAGCCCCGCAGACCAACCAGGCCGACCAGGGTCTCCCGGCAGAAACGCCTGGACCAGAAGACCGGCAGGAGCCGGATTAAACAGATGAGGCAAAGGGTTGAACCTGAATAG
- a CDS encoding rhodanese-like domain-containing protein gives MKTSRIKRIFPEDLKQFTTEHKEKEYVLVDVRLPGEYEQEHIPGARLIPLHELETRLTEIDQSGAPLFYCSSGKRSMAAATLARDSGLFSGEVFSLEGGISAYAGKVLPDYPRVDLFQGLDSSQDALKRAIALEKGAYRLYLGFMDRVQDEAIRTQLSRLASLEVSHARMIYSRAGGVFDQDFEALFDQADQDRIEGGLDPDSWLQQLDKVQPGDMCFFLLELALEMESMAYDMYRSLAEEDLPGELKECFFRLSEQEKSHMRLISRIFRDCPGQTDQADYFGSGPGAGPV, from the coding sequence ATGAAGACCAGCCGGATCAAAAGGATTTTTCCAGAGGATCTCAAACAATTCACCACTGAGCATAAAGAAAAGGAGTATGTGCTGGTGGATGTGCGTCTGCCCGGGGAATACGAGCAGGAGCATATTCCCGGGGCCAGACTGATTCCTCTGCACGAACTGGAGACCAGACTGACCGAGATTGACCAGTCCGGAGCACCTCTATTTTACTGCAGCAGCGGAAAAAGATCCATGGCTGCAGCCACTCTGGCCCGGGACAGCGGCCTTTTTTCCGGGGAGGTATTCAGCCTGGAGGGCGGAATCAGTGCTTATGCAGGCAAGGTCCTGCCGGATTATCCCCGGGTGGACCTGTTTCAGGGTCTGGACAGCAGCCAGGACGCCCTGAAAAGGGCCATTGCCCTGGAAAAGGGAGCATACAGGCTATATCTGGGCTTCATGGACAGGGTCCAGGATGAAGCCATCAGAACCCAGCTCAGCAGGCTGGCCAGCCTGGAGGTTTCCCATGCCAGGATGATTTACTCCCGGGCAGGCGGGGTGTTTGACCAGGACTTTGAGGCTCTTTTTGACCAGGCTGATCAGGACCGGATTGAAGGGGGACTGGACCCAGACTCCTGGCTCCAGCAGCTGGATAAGGTCCAGCCCGGGGACATGTGTTTTTTTCTGCTGGAGCTGGCCCTGGAGATGGAGAGCATGGCCTATGACATGTACCGCAGTCTGGCAGAAGAGGACCTGCCAGGAGAACTCAAAGAGTGTTTTTTCAGGCTGTCGGAGCAGGAGAAATCCCATATGCGGCTGATCAGCAGGATCTTCAGGGATTGTCCGGGGCAGACTGACCAGGCAGATTATTTTGGATCCGGTCCAGGGGCCGGACCGGTCTGA